The Oncorhynchus gorbuscha isolate QuinsamMale2020 ecotype Even-year unplaced genomic scaffold, OgorEven_v1.0 Un_scaffold_2048, whole genome shotgun sequence genome has a segment encoding these proteins:
- the LOC124024857 gene encoding uncharacterized protein DDB_G0290685-like yields the protein MPTEDSKTTDTEESPEGEKVEEEETAVAENSTEEQGDNNEDVTKTTEEQGDNNEDITKITEEQGDNKEDITKTTEEQGDNNEDVTKTTEEQGDNNEDITKTTEEQGDNNEDITKTTEEQGDNNEDVTKTTEEQGDNNEDITKITEEQGDNNEDVTKRITTEEQGDNNEDITKTTEEQGDNNEDVTKTTEEQGDNNEDVTKTTEEQGDNNEDVTKTTEEQGDNNEDVTKTTEEQGDNNEDVTKRITTEEHADNKEDVTKTTEEQGENKEDITKRITTEEQGDNNEDITKTTEEDSDSVVGEKSLETKLQGSLENLVLEK from the coding sequence ATGCCAACGGAGGACAGTAAAACtactgacacagaggagagtccagagggaGAAAAAGttgaagaggaggagactgcaGTAGCTGAGAACTCCACCGAGGAACAAGGTGATAACAACGAAGATGTTACTAAAACCACAGAGGAACAAGGTGATAACAACGAAGATATTACTAAAATCACTGAGGAACAAGGTGATAACAAGGAAGATATTACTAAAACCACAGAGGAACAAGGTGATAACAACGAAGATGTTACTAAAACCACAGAGGAACAAGGTGATAACAACGAAGATATTACTAAAACCACAGAGGAACAAGGTGATAACAACGAAGATATTACTAAAACCACAGAGGAACAAGGTGATAACAACGAAGATGTTACTAAAACCACAGAGGAACAAGGTGATAACAACGAAGATATTACTAAAATCACAGAGGAACAAGGTGATAACAACGAAGATGTTACTAAGAGGATTACCACAGAGGAACAAGGTGATAACAACGAAGATATTACTAAAACCACAGAGGAACAAGGTGATAACAACGAAGATGTTACTAAAACCACAGAGGAACAAGGTGATAACAACGAAGATGTTACTAAAACCACTGAGGAACAAGGTGATAACAACGAAGATGTTACTAAAACCACAGAGGAACAAGGTGATAACAACGAAGATGTTACTAAAACCACAGAGGAACAAGGTGATAACAACGAAGATGTTACTAAGAGGATTACCACAGAGGAACACGCTGATAACAAGGAAGATGTTACTAAAACCACCGAGGAACAAGGTGAGAACAAGGAAGATATTACTAAGAGGATTACCACAGAGGAACAAGGTGATAACAACGAAGATATTACTAAAACCACAGAGGAGGACTCAGACAGTGTGGTTGGTGAGAAGAGCCTGGAGACCAAGCTACAGGGAAGTCTGGAGAACCTGGTCCTGGAGAAATga